In Citrus sinensis cultivar Valencia sweet orange chromosome 3, DVS_A1.0, whole genome shotgun sequence, the sequence AGTTAACATGCTATTTGAGGCTagttgagaagaagagagaagaaTTCAACTGACATGCAGGATGCTtgtaagtaaatattatatataacacAGTTGATCTGTGATACAGATTTGTAATGTAAACATGACAAACCGCATCATTTCTGtagattttatataataacatCCCTTATTTTTTGTGAAACTGGAAACTCAGTTTTATATCACATTTAACTAACCTCCATGGAGAGGTATTAATGTGTTAATGGCAAAGAGATGTTAGCAACAGGAGACGCATCATCAAAAAGCAAGCTGCTGCTCCATTAGAAGAAATTCACCCTCCATTAGACCATCATCACAACAACAACAGATCAAGAAAGACATAAGCATAGGATATGGGCGCTACTTAGGGAGAAATCACCCAATCAAAAACATTAAGCAAGTATGATGAAGATATACAGAACTACTCAGTGGACTTCAATTCAGCCGAGCAAAGTGACTGTGAACTCCAGATATCAACATGACACGGATTAAGCCTCCTTGATTGATTGATCAAAAGCTTACGTCTCTGTAATCCCCAtatgaaaatcattaaaattaggaTCATTGTTTTTCAACATCAGATGTAAACAGCTTTCGTATCAATATTTTTGGATACTAAGTTACCATTTTTAAAAGCTGGAATAAAAAGCAATTTCCTGACACCAAAACGCACAAGAAAGTGCAGAATCAAACGTTCAAAGTCTTCACCAGTTCCCAGTTATCACATAATTATGAGCTGCTAAATAAGCCCCAAACTGAATTCAcgtcaaatttaataaaatgaagacACGAATTCACAaactatatttaaatttacacaaataatttaaaatttcgaGTACATAGTTTGCCAAGAATTATCAGCTCGTGGTTACGGCAGACattataaaagataaaaaaaaaaaaattcctaaaaCCTGGGAATGTAAGATGAACTAATCATCGCGGTCAGTTTTCTTCTTGGGCTTGCGGTAATTTTCTTCGATGTGCTTGGCCATCAAAATGCCAGTATCGGCTAGCTTCCTGATATTAGGGACGTTGTAGTTCTGAGCCACATAGACGCCGAACACCGTACCCGCCATAAAGGAGAAGCAGCTCTTGATTATACCCATTACCACCGCCGCCGGTGACTGGCAGTTACTACTTAATTGTCTGCGTGAACTTGGGGTTTTGAGACGAaattaaattgagattttataaTGATGTAATCGCTCGATTCATGACGGAACGGAACTCATTTACTTGTTCCTCAAGGCCAATTGTTTATTGGTTTTGCGTTAATTGTTGACTTGCTGGCCCATTCTGCGAAGTTCAGCTGTCACTGACGGACTTGGGCTTTAAGGAACTAGGCGTTGATTCAATCAAGTTGTTTGCGGGTCCCTTCTCGGTATTATTGCATGCAACCACCAAAAAAATTCTctacaccattttttttttaatttatatcaattgaCTATTGTATACTAATatcgttaaataatttaaataaaataaaaagtttacctctaaataaattaaaaaattattttattttataagatctttaaaaaaaattataattataaaagtacccttaaatttaataaaataaattctgaaattaaaatttttatttttaattataaaaataattgcaaatttttgaaatttaataaaaatcccttaaattattaaaattttaggattaagtttttttaataaataaattcagctgagcacctctatttggaaaatttttattaaatttaggggtatctttataattataatttttttatttttcaaaacttttataagataaaatattgttttaatttatttatgggtaaaattatcatttttttagattatttaaCAGTGTTAGTGTAAAAGTGGCTAATtgatctaaatttaaaaagaaaagtggtgCAGAgaacatattaaaaatttgtggtggttgaataaatataagaaaaaataaaaatagtgcaatgataatttcccttaaaaaatttaaatccaccgagttttaatataaatattattaattttttattaatggaaaattgtttgtaaaaaattataactttcttaatatataaatGGATTTGAGCTATggagagttaattttttttttcacatatttttaatcacttctcattattttttaggtaataaaaatttggcaATCTCCGTGATAATATTAAGCTGACAAGTTAATGGATGTCCAACACTTGAATTA encodes:
- the LOC107176759 gene encoding uncharacterized protein LOC107176759; the protein is MGIIKSCFSFMAGTVFGVYVAQNYNVPNIRKLADTGILMAKHIEENYRKPKKKTDRDD